In Mastacembelus armatus chromosome 4, fMasArm1.2, whole genome shotgun sequence, the following are encoded in one genomic region:
- the usp46 gene encoding ubiquitin carboxyl-terminal hydrolase 46 isoform X2 has translation MTVRNIASICNMGTNASALEKDIGPEQFPINEHYFGLVNFGNTCYCNSVLQALYFCRPFRENVLAYKAQQKKKENLLTCLADLFHSIATQKKKVGVIPPKKFISRLRKENDLFDNYMQQDAHEFLNYLLNTVADILQEEKKQEKQNGRLKNNGTAVTAETETENKTEPTWVHDIFQGTLTNETRCLNCETVSSKDEDFLDLSVDVEQNTSITHCLRDFSNTETLCSEYKYYCETCCSKQEAQKRMRVKKLPMILALHLKRFKYMEQLHRYTKLSYRVVFPLELRLFNTSGDAVNLDRMYDLVAVVVHCGSGPNRGHYITIVKSHGFWLLFDDDIVEKIDAQAIEEFYGLTSDISKNSESGYILFYQSRE, from the exons ATGACTGTCAGAAACATCGCCTCCATTTGTAATATG GGCACCAATGCCTCTGCTCTGGAGAAGGACATTGGCCCGGAGCAATTCCCCATCAATGAACACTACTTTGGATTGGTCAAC TTTGGAAACACATGTTACTGTAACTCAGTGCTCCAGGCTCTTTACTTCTGCCGACCTTTCCGGGAGAACGTGCTGGCCTACAAAGcccagcagaagaagaaagagaaccTCCTCACATGCCTGGCTGACCTCTTCCACTCCATCGccacacagaagaagaaagtgggTGTCATCCCACCCAAGAAGTTCATCTCCCGCCTGCGGAAGGAGAACG ATTTGTTCGACAACTACATGCAACAGGATGCCCATGAGTTCCTCAACTACCTGCTGAACACAGTAGCCGACATTCTGCAAGAGGAGAAGAAGCAGGAAAAGCAGAACGGACGCCTCAAGAACAACGGTACCGCCGTCACCGCAGAGACCGAGACGGAGAACAAGACAGAACCCACGTGGGTTCACGATATCTTCCAGGGCACACTGACCAATGAGACGCGCTGCCTCAACTGTGAAACG GTAAGCAGCAAAGATGAGGATTTTCTTGATCTTTCTGTGGATGTGGAGCAGAACACGTCAATAACACACTGTCTCAG GGACTTCAGTAACACAGAGACTTTGTGCAGTGAATACAAATACTACTGTGAGACATGCTGCAGCAAGCAGGAAGCACAGAAGCG GATGCGTGTGAAGAAGCTTCCTATGATCTTGGCACTACACCTGAAGAGGTTTAAGTACATGGAGCAGCTGCACCGCTACACCAAGCTGTCCTACAGAGTGGTGTTCCCCCTGGAGCTCCGTCTGTTCAACACGTCTGGCGATGCTGTCAACCTGGATCGCATGTATGATCTAGTGGCCGTGGTGGTTCACTGTGGCAG TGGCCCAAATAGAGGTCATTACATCACCATAGTGAAGAGTCATGGCTTCTGGCTGCTGTTTGATGATGACATTGTGGAG AAAATTGATGCCCAGGCAATTGAAGAGTTTTATGGGCTTACCTCAGATATCTCCAAGAACTCTGAGTCGGGATACATCCTCTTCTACCAGTCCAGGGAGTGA
- the usp46 gene encoding ubiquitin carboxyl-terminal hydrolase 46 isoform X1: MIIKCTLSCFPLLSSQGTNASALEKDIGPEQFPINEHYFGLVNFGNTCYCNSVLQALYFCRPFRENVLAYKAQQKKKENLLTCLADLFHSIATQKKKVGVIPPKKFISRLRKENDLFDNYMQQDAHEFLNYLLNTVADILQEEKKQEKQNGRLKNNGTAVTAETETENKTEPTWVHDIFQGTLTNETRCLNCETVSSKDEDFLDLSVDVEQNTSITHCLRDFSNTETLCSEYKYYCETCCSKQEAQKRMRVKKLPMILALHLKRFKYMEQLHRYTKLSYRVVFPLELRLFNTSGDAVNLDRMYDLVAVVVHCGSGPNRGHYITIVKSHGFWLLFDDDIVEKIDAQAIEEFYGLTSDISKNSESGYILFYQSRE, translated from the exons atgataatCAAATGCACACTGTCATGCTTCCCTTTGTTGTCTTCTCAGGGCACCAATGCCTCTGCTCTGGAGAAGGACATTGGCCCGGAGCAATTCCCCATCAATGAACACTACTTTGGATTGGTCAAC TTTGGAAACACATGTTACTGTAACTCAGTGCTCCAGGCTCTTTACTTCTGCCGACCTTTCCGGGAGAACGTGCTGGCCTACAAAGcccagcagaagaagaaagagaaccTCCTCACATGCCTGGCTGACCTCTTCCACTCCATCGccacacagaagaagaaagtgggTGTCATCCCACCCAAGAAGTTCATCTCCCGCCTGCGGAAGGAGAACG ATTTGTTCGACAACTACATGCAACAGGATGCCCATGAGTTCCTCAACTACCTGCTGAACACAGTAGCCGACATTCTGCAAGAGGAGAAGAAGCAGGAAAAGCAGAACGGACGCCTCAAGAACAACGGTACCGCCGTCACCGCAGAGACCGAGACGGAGAACAAGACAGAACCCACGTGGGTTCACGATATCTTCCAGGGCACACTGACCAATGAGACGCGCTGCCTCAACTGTGAAACG GTAAGCAGCAAAGATGAGGATTTTCTTGATCTTTCTGTGGATGTGGAGCAGAACACGTCAATAACACACTGTCTCAG GGACTTCAGTAACACAGAGACTTTGTGCAGTGAATACAAATACTACTGTGAGACATGCTGCAGCAAGCAGGAAGCACAGAAGCG GATGCGTGTGAAGAAGCTTCCTATGATCTTGGCACTACACCTGAAGAGGTTTAAGTACATGGAGCAGCTGCACCGCTACACCAAGCTGTCCTACAGAGTGGTGTTCCCCCTGGAGCTCCGTCTGTTCAACACGTCTGGCGATGCTGTCAACCTGGATCGCATGTATGATCTAGTGGCCGTGGTGGTTCACTGTGGCAG TGGCCCAAATAGAGGTCATTACATCACCATAGTGAAGAGTCATGGCTTCTGGCTGCTGTTTGATGATGACATTGTGGAG AAAATTGATGCCCAGGCAATTGAAGAGTTTTATGGGCTTACCTCAGATATCTCCAAGAACTCTGAGTCGGGATACATCCTCTTCTACCAGTCCAGGGAGTGA
- the usp46 gene encoding ubiquitin carboxyl-terminal hydrolase 46 isoform X3, translating to MQQDAHEFLNYLLNTVADILQEEKKQEKQNGRLKNNGTAVTAETETENKTEPTWVHDIFQGTLTNETRCLNCETVSSKDEDFLDLSVDVEQNTSITHCLRDFSNTETLCSEYKYYCETCCSKQEAQKRMRVKKLPMILALHLKRFKYMEQLHRYTKLSYRVVFPLELRLFNTSGDAVNLDRMYDLVAVVVHCGSGPNRGHYITIVKSHGFWLLFDDDIVEKIDAQAIEEFYGLTSDISKNSESGYILFYQSRE from the exons ATGCAACAGGATGCCCATGAGTTCCTCAACTACCTGCTGAACACAGTAGCCGACATTCTGCAAGAGGAGAAGAAGCAGGAAAAGCAGAACGGACGCCTCAAGAACAACGGTACCGCCGTCACCGCAGAGACCGAGACGGAGAACAAGACAGAACCCACGTGGGTTCACGATATCTTCCAGGGCACACTGACCAATGAGACGCGCTGCCTCAACTGTGAAACG GTAAGCAGCAAAGATGAGGATTTTCTTGATCTTTCTGTGGATGTGGAGCAGAACACGTCAATAACACACTGTCTCAG GGACTTCAGTAACACAGAGACTTTGTGCAGTGAATACAAATACTACTGTGAGACATGCTGCAGCAAGCAGGAAGCACAGAAGCG GATGCGTGTGAAGAAGCTTCCTATGATCTTGGCACTACACCTGAAGAGGTTTAAGTACATGGAGCAGCTGCACCGCTACACCAAGCTGTCCTACAGAGTGGTGTTCCCCCTGGAGCTCCGTCTGTTCAACACGTCTGGCGATGCTGTCAACCTGGATCGCATGTATGATCTAGTGGCCGTGGTGGTTCACTGTGGCAG TGGCCCAAATAGAGGTCATTACATCACCATAGTGAAGAGTCATGGCTTCTGGCTGCTGTTTGATGATGACATTGTGGAG AAAATTGATGCCCAGGCAATTGAAGAGTTTTATGGGCTTACCTCAGATATCTCCAAGAACTCTGAGTCGGGATACATCCTCTTCTACCAGTCCAGGGAGTGA